In Macrobrachium rosenbergii isolate ZJJX-2024 chromosome 46, ASM4041242v1, whole genome shotgun sequence, the DNA window GTAACCGACAGATTTCTTGTGTATTTGGAACCATCTTGTATTGTGTCTGAGTGCTTCGAATACTCTCGAGGGCACATAATAAAACTGTTATTGCGATAACCTTTATTATCTTGATAATGATTGCCGCAAAGGTAGTGACTGTCAGAGATTTAAGGGCTCAGATTACGATTCAATTATGCCCACATGCCTCCCTCACGCTTGTTGCCCTTCCAAGCCTAAGTATTCCCCAGGACCTGGTATTCCCTAAACACAACATGGTTTAGCAGTAGAAACAGACTGGCCTTTTAGGGGTAAACAAACAAGTGTGTATTTCTTCTCCTAATTCTTCGCCATTGTAGTTtatcgcctcctcctcctcctcctcctcctcctcctcactctccACTTCCACCaccatctcctcttcctcctccaccatcacctcctcctcctcctcctgctcttccaCCGcagtctcttcctcctcctccaccacagCCTCTTCCTTctccactaccaccaccacctccacctcctcctcctcctcctcctcctcctcctcctcccccctgtTTGTTGGGAAAATCCAAGGGTTCACACCAGGCCTATTCCCTTTAACAACTTACCGCTCTTTGGGCAGGGGcctgtgttggcataaggccggtttaatctaaaccaatcaaccaccatctctctctctctctctctctctctctctctctctctctctctctctctctctttcagacacAACGCTCCGGGATGCCCCAAGTGGAGTGTTCGGAGGTGGGAACATCTTGTCTCCTCTGTAACCAAAGAGGCGAAGTTTTTGATCGATGGGGAGGAGAGAAAGGACTCGTGCTTGTTTTGACCAACTTTTGTTTAGGGACGATTTGTCCAAGATTTACTTCAGGAGGTATTTGGGACGAGGGAGGGATGACCTTGAGGGCAAACAAACTGGGTTGAGAGAGAAATCAGTCTTTGTGGATGTGCGTGAGAACATGAAATCTTCCCttaaaaatgaaggataaaaataagATAGTTTTGGTGTAATGTGAAGTTGTGTGAGCTTGTATGCAAAGATTTTACTTCTTCAAAATCATTCTTGTCTTTTTAAATGATAGATTGAAATACTCCATTGACTTGTGGATAACTTAATTAATCCGATGCATTGTTGATTGGTGGTATATACATCATTGAGTATAAAGGACTGAAAGTtcaatagaataataatattatcgcCTAAGCGATTTCATGATTTTATGAGAGGTCcaatatttttacaactttttcGTCATATGTAAGATATACTGGAAAGTCAGGGGAGATGATCGATAGTCTGTTTACCATAATTTTATATCGAATTGTTTGACCTTTTGACTGTTGAATATATTACCTAAAAAATAATCGCCTGACTCTGATTACATTCTTTTAGTCTACACGATAAAGTGCGGTATGACAGGAAGTGAATTGTGTAATTTCCAAGGGAAGAGATAAGAGAGGTTCCAAATTGATTTATGCATAAGTAATCGTCTGTACAATAAGCAGTTCTTTCTCATTCCATCGTAAAAatatagtagtaataatgatgatgacgatgtatTGATGAATTCAGTTAGAATATTCGCTCCCTGCGGTGCAtagccaaaaatgaaaggtaacgaatagcaataataattataataactataaATATTGGCAGCAGTGGTGATGAGGATGAGTACAGTAGAtaccattccatttcatttagaTCGTTTCATTTCAACCTGGTAACGACTGCCTTGATTAAACTAATAACACAGACGTTGCAACTGCCTCAGGGgtgtattgccgtcagtgcacctcatgcggtgcactgtaggcattagttgaggttctttgcagcgttccttcggcccctaacaccaacccctttcattccctttactgtacctctcttcGTGTTTCcttaattccatcttacttttcacatttcctaacagttgtttcatagcgcaactgggAGCTTTTCTCcttgttacacttttaaaatctttcgctcatcaatttccctttgagcgctCAATTACCTCGCAGGTCCCGGCgtttggccttgggccaaaattatACATTCCACTCCAGGCAATGCAACAGCAATTCTCTGGGAAACTTTTGTTCTTGTTATTGGAGTCGAATAAACATTCTTTCTCAAGTCTTTAGGTGTCGTCGGCATCACGTTCGGCAAAAGGGCAAACACTCGGCCGAAGGAGGGTGCTCATTTGGGCACGTGGCAACCGCGTGCGGGCATGAGGGCGTGAAAGAGCTCTTGCGGGAGAACGGGGCCAAGAATGTATATGGGGTTGATGGGCGCGCTCAGGGATAACGATCAGCGTTCGAAGAGGAgggaattaatctctctctctctctctctctctctctctctctctctctctctctctctctctatatatatatatatatatatatatatatatatatatatatatatatatatatatataatatataatacatatgtatataaatataaatatatatagatgtacagtatatttgtgtgtatatatatatatgtatttgtatatatatgtatatatatacatatatatgtatatatataggtatatacattatatatatatatatatatatatatatatatatatatatatatatatatatatatatatatatatatagaagagagagagagagagagagagagagagagagagaagagagagagagagaagatgatatcTAGTCGtatgaatttttgtattaaaagagATAATAAgttccttattatatatatatatatatatatatatatatatatatatatatatatatatatatatatataaaaaaaacttgatcatCTGAGCAAATCCCAAAAGGAGAGTTTCAGACAAAATCGAGAGAGTGGTTACCCATCCAGATCAGGTCTAGAACCACTTCTCTCCTTTCATCCTTTAACTTCCGATTTTAATTGAAGCTTCATGAACGTCACGTCGTCGTTGCTTACGTATATCGCCCCTTTGACTTCTCTGCTATGCACTAGTGTTAAACTTTCCTtggttgtatttttattaaaatttagtttttatagaATTTCAACATTAGCTTCGACAGATACACTGTGCCGTATATGAGTtatggtggtaataataataataataataataataataataataataataataataattaaaataataataataatggattaaaATTCACTTCAAGGCcatataatgtactgtacagttgCAGGGTgcagttatatataaacaatgcgATATTAACAGGACAAAGCTGTTCTGAAAAGATTTTTCCACACAGTGTTTTTGCACTGTTCGTTATGTTCgaggttttgtttttaataatagaaagtaaagacaatattattattgttattattgttttatgattatgattactactactattatctGAAGGGAAACCTGTTGTATAAAACGTTTAATTATTctgatttctttttactttctcttactggTGCTGTTTTGTAATAGTATCTAATTAGTAATGTTAGTGGCAATAGTAATTTATACCCAGCATCAGGATATCCTCTAGTTCATTTATCCATTGACAAACAAGAgtatcgtcattatcatcaccaccaccatcaccaccatctgcgtgtcctcctcctcctcctcctcctcctcctcctccccctcctcctcctctcctgcaCCGTAAGCCTACGAGGCCGAGCATCATCCTCCGATTCATGCCGTGGATGTTTTGACGGCCTCCAACCGAGTCCCAGTGTGACGCCTAATAGACAATATTTTCTCAGATACCGATTAAACTAGGCCTAATTTCGGCCCCGCACTTGTCTTGCGTCCATAGAGCACCCTATTTAACGAGGAGTGTATCTCGTGGCTAGGCCTAAGTCGAAATGGTGGATTTTCAATGGATTTGTACTTGATTGGATGTGTGAGGTTGGACTGTGGGGGCTGGGATGGGTgttaggggaagggggagtgagGCTGGGTGTATATATAGGGCATTGGGGTTTTGTGGTGGTGGGGGTGAAGAGGTTTCTGAATTTGAAGGGCAATATATGTTTGATAAGTATGTGATTCGGTTGGTTATGAATTTGATAATTGGTTGAGTAAAGTCGGTTTTTAATACACAATTACATGCATAATTACAAGggaaattcatgttttcattcaaACATTCACATTTACATGAATACCTACTGTACATCAGGCCCTGTGATTAGGATAGGCAAATGCAAATATAAACCGattttttacttacaattttacaAAGCTTATTATTATCTGTTTCAAACATATTTAGTATCCATTCCGtgtccttttgtatttttttgtgggggggagggagtggaaactacagtatatacacgaTTTAGTGTTAATTTTTTCTAAGTCACGAATAAATTCTTCATAATGGATTTCTAGACGGCATAAAAATATTGATAGTGATGATTAATTGGCTCTCCGGATGACGATGAACAGTGATGATAATCATCATATTTagcatcattatttttgttattgttgctgccGATGTAGTTTAGTTTAACCGAAAGGGTCCCTGGGAACAAACATGGCGGTGATGGTGATTGCTCCGATGCTGATGCTGATAGTGATTAGGAAAACTGGTAACTATGGACTGCTAATGATGGCCTGCGCGGGCATGGCATTTTGTAATTTGGAGGAAATGAGTTAATGACCTCCCGAGATGAATGATTAATGATCGATGATTGATGATCCCGCGATGATTGTGCACCTGTCGatgtttttaaaaaagattattcCTTGTCACCCAGAAATTATGAAGAACAGCCAAGAACAAAAGGCCTTCTTTTGTGAATTAATGATTTTGTTGGTTACCGTAAGGGGCTGTGAATAATTAAGGAAAAGATTGTTATGTGTATCTTGTGGGATATTGGTTAGCAGAAACCAGAGGGAAAATGACCAGACAACCTCCACAGTGTGTTGAAAGGGCGAAAGGAAACAGCAAGACAACTCCATTATGTGTGTGAAGAGGTCGAATTAAGCAATCCTTGTGTCTGGAAAGAAACTGCACAGACcctaagaaaaatacatactTTTCTCGAGGAAATGATTGTCGTAGTGTCCTGTAGGATATGAAATTTGAGATAGGaggaaaaaaatagacaaattccTCTATATGTGTAGAGGCTACTTAATCGGTTCGTGTAATTGCTTAGAAAGAAAATGCGCAGAGATCGTAAGGGAAATCGATCTTGCTAAGGGCATGAAATGACTGTTAAGAAAACCATGGCCAATCGTTGAAACTAAAGTCGTTTTACAAATGTTTCgccccgtagggggttggtgccatcagtgcacctcatgcggtgcactgtaggcattacttaaggttctgtgcagcgtgccttcggtgcctagatgcaacccctttcgtttcttttactggaactcctttcatattttctcttccatcttactttccaccctctcctaacaactgattcatagtgcaactgcgaggttttcctcctggccTTTcaaacctcataggtcccagtgcttggcctttggcctaaattctatattcatttgaGTTCAGTACAAATGTTTCATCGCAGCAATTGGAGAGAAATTAGAGAATATGGGGCCTAGTCGGTATCTGAGGAAAGCCAGTTTCAGTGTGCATGCATTGATAAATCTTGTAAAACAGACGTAGTTCAAGATCTAAATACAAATCAATATGCAAAGAGGATGAAGTACAATAAAATTCTTGGTTTGGGATCTTAATTGAACTTGAAATTCATTCAAGAGCAACATGAaaggataaatttaaaaaatgttcagtttttacttcacaaaaataattcaattatcatttcaaaaatatgtttaaaagagTGTGGGTCAATTAAGGGTTGCTACGAAAAGTCAGTTTTGCCTAGATAAACGAAAAATCAATATTGTGTAACGGTAGGAAGGCGTAATTAACAATGCTTTTCAATTAAGCATCACAACTGGAATTCACTCTGCAAGAGCGCCAGAAGGGTCATAATCCTACGAAAATGAACCCTACGGAACACCGTCTGGAACAATATCTTGACCCCGGCCGGTTATGGAAAGCCTCCCCTGAGGTTATGACGCACACAGGTGCCAGGGTCACGTTATCTATATCAATTAATCAAGGGGTACCCTCGGTGTTTTGATGGGACCATGGTGAGGACGCGCTATGGTGCCATTAAATCCACTGAGCCGATGGTGATGAGGTTTCTGGGAGAGATgatgatattagcattttttctcttgtttcggTTGGGATCAACTGGAGGTTTATTGAATTAAGTAAAAGGGGCAGAAGAAAAGTCTTACTCTGTAGTACAGTCTTTTCTGTGCTTTCTAGTTATTGGTTGAACAGTATGACTATTTATGGCAATTATATTTGGACTCTTTCAGCTCTTCTTATTCATTAAAGGTTCTTATagaatcttgttttttatttcagggTGTTTGTAGAGAAAGGGGGGGGGCGTCTTTCTGGTATGGTTCCAACACTCGAAATCTTTTAAGAGTCTTGTGCTGGATTTTGATGCCCTCTTATTATGTGGTCCCATCCTCTTAATACACGGGGCTACTGTTGCCTGACTCTTGCTCTTCCTGGCAGTAACAACGCACGATCAGTGAAATTAGGCAACACTGAATCTGGTCAGTAATAGTACTGATCACCACCAAAAACTGCCAGACACCGTCAGCATTTAAGCCTCGTGACCATCTGTTGAATGACTTGTCGGCCTGGAGGCCTCATTCCAAATACTCTCAGAAAACTGGAAGTGTAGCATCCAGTCCTTTCCACTATGTCAAAAGGTTTAACAGACTATTGATAAAATAATTACGGAACAATAATATTACAGCGTTTTGCGTGACtggtaataaaagaaatgactaaACGCTATCattcttttagcacaaattccaCGTAGGCCATGATCTGCTTTTGAGATATGCCACTACCTTGTTCAGCTTTCCGTATAATTTCGTTCAATGTCGTTAAGGGTTTGCCGATGAAACGTAATAATATTTatcgaattttattttaattcggaGATGATAAGGAATGAAATGGTTATTTTGGAGATCTCTCCCGCTTGGTCCTGAGAGAGTGAGAAACTGCCTTGGTTTTCATCTTGGAGTATTGGTACTTGTTCTTCAGGAAGCAGCATTTAGTGTCTACCTTTGCATGGAAGCCTCTGTATGAAATTATCTAATGTCGTTCAGTTTTATATTTAAGAGTTACCAGTGAGGTAAAAATATTGTCGATCACTGTATGTAACAATTACCTTATATAAAAAtcttgcacaaacacacatacgcccatatatatatatatatatatatatatatatatatatatatatatatatatatatatatatatatatatatatatatatatatatatatatatatatacacacacacacacacacatatatatatatatatatatatatatatatatatatatatatatatatatatatatgtgttttgtgtataatgtatgtatgtatgtgtgtgtaagtgtgttttatACGTGTATTTTATATAGTATGTGTGAAGTCATATATTTGTTGGTTTTATTCTCAAGAAAGATTTAAGGGATATTTTGAACGGAGGAATCAGTATATTTGATAATAtctcctcctcttcatttttgggcttgggaatcccatatttatttttcagttttttaggtGCTCAGATCAGTTTCTTTGTCGAGGCCATGTCTGGCGTCAAGTAACAGGATAAGCTATTagcttttttatttgaaagagaaaTCTCCGTTGAATGGTTATACTTTGTAGGACATCTGTTATGACGGTACATACTCTAGTTTGAAGGACATATGCTCAGTTTTGTAAGTATTTTGTCTCTTCACCACTGCCTCTCTTCAATCATATCTGCGACCATGACAGTCGATTAACCAAGTGAATGATTCACTGCCTAGTCAGAAGAGGCTTGTTGGGTCTCATCTGGGATTCGAACCGGGGATTTGTTCCTATCAAGACGAGCGTGTTTCAGTGAaagccgcagagagagagagagagagagagagagcagatatttTCACTAAACATATGTGGCTTCACTCTTGCAATGGCAAAGACATTGCAAGAAGAGAGTTGCTCTCCCCTAATCCCCTTCCTACAGCGTGATGGCCATTAGGCTCCTCACACCTCGTAAGGATGATATAGTGGACAGTGGGTGGATGCTGCTGGTGGTGATGTCCGGGCGAGAGATGATGTGTGGAGATAACAAACAACAGCTATcagcctctgagagagagagagagagagagagagagagagagagagagagagagagagagagagacccggatGTGAACGACGGGGAAAGATGGCGGGGAGGAGTGGCTTCAACATGGATActgtcttccacctcctcctaccccctccccactTCTAAATATACCCAATCCATACTCTCCATACCGACTTACCAGCACCGATAGAAGCTATAGAAGCTGGTTGCCGAGATGGTAGTTAAATATGAGAGGTTAATCGAGGTACTTCattgaatggaggtcttccagcaAGTATGGAAAGGTGCCATTAACCTTTAGTGTGACCTCGAGAAggattacatacatatgtatgtttttgtgtatataaacatatatatattaactgactaattaatatttttttttatttactggtgGGAAAACTTTCTATAGTGTCTGTTCACACCAGCACCCTGAGAACGTGGTGGAAATTAAAAAGTGTAACAGACAGACTTTCAGGAAGAAAGCATATACATGAGTTTTTAATCGTTTTCTGTTTGTCGACGATGCCAGAAAACTACTAGCAATTTATAGTTCATTGATGAATTATATTCTTGTTATGTCCAGTATAAGGTTAAGATGATATAGTAAAACTAGGATGAATGGAAATATGGAAACAAAGTTCTTAGGAAAATTCACATCGTATGAAATTCAACTCCTTGTTGGCACAAACAATTTTCCTCTGAAGAACTTTAGCTAagttagttaatatttttaaccAATTTCCCTATCATCAGACTTGCGTAGCACTCGACATTCCAGAAAATATTGGAAGTAATTTTACGCACCGAGACAggttcagaaaattaaaatcatcccAGTATTGCACCGGTTTGGAAATTGCAGCCAGCATCCTCACGCCATGTTAGGGTATCCGAGCACGACAGACCGCAAATACTCGTCAATTATCCTTTTTGCGATTCCGCTCAAGGTTGGATAGACATGGaccctttgttgttgttgaactCGGCATCGTTGGATCTGCATGAAGGGAAAATTATCACCAACGCATTGCAGATAAGcatgtgcttattttttttctatcagtgaCTAAGGGTCTGCCCTTTAAGATTTTGGGATAATGAGGCTTTCAGATATTTTTGTCAGTAGCTTGAGTTCAGCTGTCATGatcacgattctctctctctctctctctctctctctctctctctctctctctctctctctctctctctctctctctctctctctctctgtggtttttgGAGGTTCCCGTCTCGCCTGGTATCAAACCAGGTGAATTCCATAGTGATTCGATTTGGGCTCTGTGAAATTGAGAAACGACCCGTGGACTTGATGGTCAGTTgaatataataagagagagagagagagagagagagagagagagagagagagagagagagagagagagagagagagaaaaagagag includes these proteins:
- the LOC136830121 gene encoding uncharacterized protein — translated: MNRRMMLGLVGLRCRRGGGGGGGGGGGGGGGHADGGDGGGDDNDDTLGGGGGGGGGGGGGGGGGGSGEGRGCGGGGGRDCGGRAGGGGGGDGGGGRGDGGGSGE